The following are encoded together in the Candidatus Margulisiibacteriota bacterium genome:
- a CDS encoding class I fructose-bisphosphate aldolase: protein MLNRIVALLGSESEDLLNHHCRTVSSDQLHVPGPFFIDKVMSVSDRSPAVLRNMQTIFNAGRLAGTGYLSILPVDQGIEHSAGSAFSPNPEYFDPENIVKLAVESGCNAVASTLGILGAVARKYSHKIPFIVKLNHNELLSYPNKYDQILFGNVDQAFDMGAVAVGATIYFGSSESDRQIQEVSKMFSYAHSLGLVTVLWAYLRNPAFKTSTQDYHFAADLTGQANYLGVTIEADIVKQKLPINNGGFNALKFGKTNEKVYTELSSEHPIDLARYQVVNCFMGRVGLINSGGESAGKEDLAEIVRTAVINKRAGGMGLIIGRKSFQRPMNEGIDLFHTVQDVYLDNEISVA, encoded by the coding sequence ATGTTAAATAGAATTGTCGCGTTGCTTGGTAGTGAATCGGAAGACCTGCTTAATCATCATTGCAGAACTGTTTCCAGTGATCAACTCCACGTACCCGGACCATTTTTTATAGATAAGGTTATGTCGGTTTCCGATCGTTCTCCGGCTGTACTCAGGAATATGCAGACGATATTCAATGCCGGTCGATTGGCAGGTACGGGTTATTTGTCTATTCTGCCTGTTGATCAAGGTATAGAGCATTCTGCGGGCTCAGCTTTTTCGCCTAATCCGGAATATTTTGATCCTGAAAATATTGTTAAATTGGCAGTTGAGTCAGGCTGCAATGCGGTTGCCTCGACGTTGGGGATCCTGGGTGCAGTCGCAAGAAAATACTCTCATAAGATACCTTTTATCGTTAAGCTTAACCATAATGAGCTTCTTTCGTATCCAAACAAGTATGATCAGATTCTATTTGGTAATGTAGATCAGGCTTTTGACATGGGAGCTGTTGCTGTCGGTGCTACTATTTATTTCGGGTCGAGTGAAAGTGATCGGCAGATTCAGGAAGTGTCAAAGATGTTCAGCTATGCCCATAGCCTCGGACTTGTGACTGTGCTTTGGGCTTATTTGCGTAATCCCGCGTTTAAGACAAGTACTCAGGACTATCATTTTGCAGCTGATTTAACTGGGCAGGCCAACTATTTGGGAGTGACGATCGAGGCAGATATTGTGAAGCAAAAGCTGCCCATTAACAATGGCGGGTTTAATGCTTTAAAGTTCGGAAAAACAAATGAGAAGGTATATACGGAACTTTCCAGTGAGCATCCTATTGATTTAGCCCGCTATCAGGTTGTCAATTGCTTCATGGGAAGAGTCGGGTTGATCAATTCAGGTGGAGAATCGGCCGGCAAAGAAGACCTGGCAGAAATTGTAAGGACTGCTGTTATTAATAAGCGGGCAGGAGGTATGGGTTTGATTATCGGCCGGAAATCATTCCAGCGCCCGATGAATGAAGGAATCGATCTGTTTCATACTGTTCAGGATGTTTATCTGGATAATGAAATCAGTGTCGCCTGA
- a CDS encoding ubiquinone biosynthesis protein UbiB: protein MFPFSSKKRYQNVKRYREILFILIKYGFEDIVDKLPVSLVIKKFSGRRLQVIMALSPAQRLRLAIEELGPTFIKFGQVLSVRSDILPEDYLNELEKLQDELPPFKSEDAKLIVERELRHTIKSLFRIFDEQPIATGSIAQVHKALLKTGEYVAVKIQRPYIKEIIETDIGILFDLANLLNQYIPSSRIYRPVEIVHQFAQSIRRELDFILEAQSVERFRRNFEGDNRIFVPKVYINFCSPKVLTVEYVDGIKISDIRSLKQVHADIKMIAHRAIEIYFKEIFEFKFFHGDPHPGNIFIIKDNVVAVIDYGITGRLDDETALMLNNLLTAFVNKDAQGMVNIFSMMDLLPADIDMNNLKADMAEVIDRYYYLTLGQLKLQSAFADMMGIIRRYHILFPTNLLLMIKVLIVLESVARKLDPDVDIIGYMRPYVQTMMFRSFNVFEQLPRLVAYFRSFSLYLRLLPSDLRKIIARLKKGKAVVTLEHQGLDHMTHVVDSASNRIAFAVVVASLIIGSSLVMQIDKGPMLFGFPIISFVGYLMAVVFGIWLLIQMIYSGRF from the coding sequence ATGTTCCCATTTTCTTCAAAGAAGCGTTACCAAAATGTAAAGCGGTATCGGGAAATATTATTTATTTTAATTAAATATGGCTTTGAAGATATTGTTGATAAACTGCCGGTAAGTCTGGTTATCAAGAAGTTTAGCGGACGGCGGTTACAGGTTATCATGGCATTGTCTCCGGCACAGCGTTTGCGTTTGGCGATAGAAGAACTTGGCCCGACATTTATTAAATTTGGGCAAGTTCTCAGTGTCCGGTCTGATATTCTTCCGGAAGATTATCTTAATGAACTGGAAAAATTACAGGACGAATTACCTCCGTTTAAGTCAGAAGACGCTAAGCTGATAGTAGAACGGGAGTTGCGTCATACAATAAAAAGTTTATTCAGGATATTTGATGAACAACCGATTGCTACAGGGTCTATTGCTCAAGTCCATAAAGCGCTTCTTAAGACCGGAGAGTATGTCGCAGTCAAAATCCAGCGCCCGTATATAAAAGAAATTATCGAAACTGATATTGGCATCTTGTTTGATTTGGCCAATTTGCTCAATCAATATATTCCTTCAAGCAGGATATATCGTCCGGTGGAAATTGTGCATCAGTTCGCTCAATCGATCCGCAGGGAGCTTGATTTTATTCTGGAAGCCCAGTCTGTTGAGAGATTTCGAAGAAATTTTGAAGGTGATAATCGTATTTTTGTTCCAAAAGTTTATATTAATTTCTGTTCGCCGAAAGTTCTTACCGTTGAGTATGTTGATGGCATTAAGATCTCTGATATCCGCAGCTTAAAGCAGGTGCATGCCGATATTAAGATGATAGCACATAGGGCGATCGAAATTTATTTTAAAGAAATTTTTGAGTTCAAATTCTTTCATGGAGATCCGCATCCTGGAAATATATTTATTATTAAGGACAATGTTGTGGCGGTGATTGATTATGGTATTACGGGAAGGCTGGATGACGAAACTGCATTGATGCTCAATAATTTGCTGACGGCATTTGTGAATAAAGATGCCCAGGGAATGGTAAATATTTTTTCGATGATGGACCTTCTTCCTGCAGATATTGATATGAATAATCTGAAGGCGGATATGGCTGAGGTTATTGACCGTTATTATTATCTGACGCTCGGACAATTGAAGCTGCAATCCGCATTTGCTGATATGATGGGCATTATACGCCGGTATCATATACTTTTTCCAACTAACTTGCTGCTTATGATAAAAGTACTTATTGTCCTCGAAAGCGTTGCGCGAAAATTGGACCCTGATGTCGATATTATAGGCTATATGAGACCATACGTGCAGACGATGATGTTTCGAAGTTTTAATGTTTTTGAACAGTTACCCAGGTTAGTTGCATATTTTCGCAGTTTCAGTCTCTATTTACGGCTATTACCTTCAGATCTTAGAAAAATAATTGCGCGCTTGAAAAAGGGAAAAGCTGTTGTTACCCTTGAGCATCAGGGACTTGATCATATGACTCATGTTGTTGATAGTGCCAGCAACCGCATTGCGTTCGCGGTGGTAGTCGCTTCTTTAATCATCGGTTCATCGCTGGTTATGCAGATTGATAAGGGACCAATGCTTTTTGGGTTTCCGATCATTAGTTTTGTCGGGTATCTCATGGCAGTTGTTTTTGGTATCTGGCTGCTTATACAGATGATATATTCCGGACGGTTCTGA